From one Dysidea avara chromosome 9, odDysAvar1.4, whole genome shotgun sequence genomic stretch:
- the LOC136267543 gene encoding ficolin-1-A-like, whose protein sequence is MIVVTTVITVLVLVSVTTVDGSMIDNCCSVTAKGNYFATKRPSPGIYTIRDTCSTTTSGHTAQGYCDTLTDGGGWIVIQRRIQGVNKDFNRFWWEYELGFGNLQTEFWYGLHSLHCLTSKGQWELWIDLTFANGTDTYLHYNHFSVGSPSTNYTLSISGFTGITPYDPFSIGLVGLD, encoded by the coding sequence ATGATTGTTGTTACAACTGTTATAACAGTACTAGTTCTAGTTAGTGTTACAACAGTTGATGGATCTATGATAGATAACTGTTGTAGTGTTACAGCTAAAGGTAACTACTTTGCTACAAAGAGACCATCTCCAGGAATATACACCATCAGGGACACCTGCTCAACAACCACATCAGGACATACAGCACAAGGATATTGTGACACACTAACTGATGGTGGAGGATGGATAGTAATCCAGAGGAGAATACAAGGTGTTAATAAAGACTTCAATAGATTCTGGTGGGAATATGAACTAGGATTTGGTAATCTCCAAACAGAATTTTGGTATGGACTACACTCCCTACACTGCTTAACCAGTAAAGGACAATGGGAACTATGGATAGACCTCACATTTGCCAATGGAACTGACACTTATCTCCACTACAATCACTTCAGTGTAGGATCACCAAGTACAAACTATACACTAAGTATATCAGGATTTACTGGGATTACTCCATATGATCCATTCAGTATAGGTTTAGTTGGTCTAGATTAA
- the LOC136267283 gene encoding uncharacterized protein: protein MFVFVLLAIIGLSAEIEADKKVQVVQTILPYRQLMTPKWIYKHSTIFGPHAVYTRYLKIYPTTGVKWQHGLQQQLVPPGVLSSTDSVTVTITVAMDTVLADSRNDHDPSFGIGDGTFFNGFTLFDKGNYGSTSPCHFIEGVRGNNTLENIRRGSGPTTSSRQYSSTVKIQIRPTEQWGSCDTEHGEGYTNIGTYQRRLNLSKGLYLEMYRHDAYERYNINYLMVEIDID from the exons atgtttgtgtttgtgcTATTGGCAATAATTGGTCTTTCAGCTGAAATAGAAGCTGATAAGAAG GTTCAAGTGGTACAAACCATCTTACCTTACCGTCAACTAATGACCCCAAAATGGATATACAAACACTCTACCATCTTTGGACCACACGCTGTCTACACTCGATATCTCAAAATCTATCCTACCACTGGAGTAAAATGGCAACATGGACTACAACAACAACTGGTACCACCCGGTGTTCTATCAAGTACTGATAGTGTCACTGTTACAATCACTGTTGCTATGGATACTGTACTGGCTGATAGTAGAAATGATCATGACCCTTCATTTGGTATTGGTGATGGAACATTTTTCAATGGGTTTACTCTGTTTGATAAAGGCAATTATGGTAGTACCTCCCCATGTCATTTCATAGAAGGAGTCAGGGGTAATAACACTCTTGAAAATATAAGACGAGGAAGTGGTCCTACAACATCTTCACGGCAATATTCTAGCACAGTTAAGATTCAGATCAGGCCAACTGAGCAGTGGGGCTCCTGTGACACAGAACATGGCGAGGGATACACTAACATTGGCACTTATCAGCGTCGGTTAAATCTCTCCAAGGGTTTGTATCTTGAGATGTACCGTCATGACGCCTATGAAAGATATAACATAAATTACCTAATGGTTGAAATTGACATAGACTAA